Proteins encoded together in one Catellatospora citrea window:
- a CDS encoding zinc ribbon domain-containing protein has product MKADPKDQQRLLDLQAIDTTLQQLAHRRKNLPEIAELDVLGKAIGRLEDERARAEVDVDDLDRDIARLEREVDTVRQRSAKDQQRLVDGRLPARELTALEHEIGSLKRRQSELEDAELELMEKRESSQAALDAVDEKISVAREKRIAAENRRDEAISEITKEAEWKQNARRPLAADLPTELVQLYDKIRETSGGLGAALVQHGRCGGCRLELFGADRNRVKAAPPDEVVRCEECRRIMVRTAESGL; this is encoded by the coding sequence ATGAAGGCCGACCCGAAGGATCAGCAGCGGTTGCTCGACCTGCAGGCGATCGACACCACGCTGCAGCAGCTGGCGCACCGGCGCAAGAACCTGCCGGAGATCGCCGAGCTGGACGTGCTCGGCAAGGCGATCGGCCGGCTGGAGGACGAGCGGGCCCGGGCCGAGGTCGACGTCGACGACCTGGACCGCGACATCGCCCGGCTGGAGCGCGAGGTCGACACCGTACGCCAGCGCAGCGCCAAGGACCAGCAGCGCCTCGTCGACGGCCGGCTGCCCGCGCGGGAGCTGACCGCGCTGGAGCACGAGATCGGCTCGCTCAAGCGGCGGCAGTCGGAGCTGGAGGACGCCGAGCTGGAGTTGATGGAGAAGCGCGAGTCCTCGCAGGCCGCCCTGGACGCCGTCGACGAGAAGATCTCCGTCGCCCGGGAGAAGCGCATCGCCGCCGAGAACCGCCGCGACGAGGCGATCTCCGAGATCACCAAGGAGGCGGAGTGGAAGCAGAACGCCCGCCGTCCGCTGGCCGCCGATCTGCCCACCGAGCTGGTGCAGCTGTACGACAAGATCCGTGAGACGTCGGGCGGGCTCGGCGCGGCCCTGGTGCAGCACGGCCGCTGCGGCGGCTGCCGCCTGGAGCTGTTCGGCGCGGACCGCAACCGGGTCAAGGCCGCCCCGCCGGACGAGGTCGTGCGCTGCGAGGAGTGCCGGCGCATCATGGTTCGCACCGCGGAGTCGGGTCTGTGA
- a CDS encoding histone: protein MAVAKAAAKKAPAKKAAAKKAVAKKAPSRPAAAKKAAPARKTSPAKKTTTARKTTTAKKTTAKKTSPAKKATAKKTTAVKKTTAAKKTTAAKRTTAAKKTTGVKKLTAAVKKTAAKKAVTAKKTTAAKKATPMKKAAPARKTTTAKKTTAKKTSPAKKATAKKTTAVKKTTAAKKTTAAKKTTAARKTTAKRATAKKTTAAARSTGARTITAAVRKTAAAKKTTARKTTARKTTAKKASPARRTTAAKKATAVKKAAVAKKTAPARKATARKTTAVRKTTAARKTAPARKSVTAVRKTTTARKTTTVAKKASPARRATGAKKITAAVRRTATGRSTAKKAMAAKKVTPLKKATTARKSAPARKAMAKTAPARKTTARKTTMRKTAMKKMARKAMR from the coding sequence ATGGCCGTAGCCAAGGCCGCAGCGAAGAAGGCCCCAGCGAAGAAGGCCGCTGCCAAGAAGGCGGTAGCCAAGAAGGCGCCGAGCCGGCCGGCCGCGGCGAAGAAGGCCGCGCCTGCCAGGAAGACCTCGCCCGCCAAGAAGACCACCACAGCGCGGAAGACGACCACGGCGAAGAAGACCACCGCCAAGAAGACGTCCCCGGCCAAGAAGGCCACCGCCAAGAAGACCACCGCGGTCAAGAAGACCACGGCCGCGAAGAAGACCACCGCAGCCAAGAGGACCACCGCAGCCAAGAAGACCACCGGCGTCAAGAAGCTCACCGCCGCGGTCAAGAAGACGGCGGCGAAGAAGGCCGTGACGGCGAAGAAGACCACCGCCGCCAAGAAGGCGACGCCGATGAAGAAGGCCGCACCGGCCCGGAAGACGACCACGGCGAAGAAGACCACCGCCAAGAAGACGTCCCCGGCCAAGAAGGCCACCGCCAAGAAGACCACCGCGGTCAAGAAGACCACGGCCGCGAAGAAGACCACCGCTGCCAAGAAGACGACCGCCGCCAGGAAGACGACGGCCAAGAGGGCGACCGCCAAGAAGACCACGGCGGCCGCCCGCAGCACGGGCGCCCGGACGATCACCGCCGCGGTCCGCAAGACCGCCGCCGCCAAGAAGACCACGGCCCGCAAGACGACCGCGCGCAAGACGACCGCCAAGAAGGCGTCGCCTGCCAGAAGGACCACCGCGGCCAAGAAGGCGACCGCGGTCAAGAAGGCGGCGGTCGCGAAGAAGACCGCACCCGCGCGCAAGGCGACCGCGCGCAAGACCACCGCGGTCCGCAAGACCACGGCCGCCAGGAAGACCGCACCCGCGCGCAAGAGCGTCACCGCGGTCCGCAAGACGACCACCGCCCGCAAGACCACCACGGTGGCGAAGAAGGCGTCCCCCGCCCGCAGGGCGACCGGGGCGAAGAAGATCACTGCGGCGGTACGCCGGACCGCCACCGGCCGCAGCACGGCGAAGAAGGCCATGGCCGCCAAGAAGGTGACCCCGCTCAAGAAGGCGACCACCGCCCGCAAGAGCGCACCGGCCCGCAAGGCGATGGCGAAGACCGCCCCCGCCCGCAAGACGACGGCCCGTAAGACGACCATGCGCAAGACGGCGATGAAGAAGATGGCCCGCAAGGCCATGCGTTAG
- a CDS encoding Nif3-like dinuclear metal center hexameric protein has translation MTWTVASFTDLLDSEFPPRWAEPWDRVGLVTGRPEQPVTRVLAVVDVLPSTVAEALDTGADMIIAHHPLLLSGVSSVAATTYRGRIVHDLIGNGVALYVAHTNADVARPGVSDALADLLGLTDTRPLRATEDGRGFGRVGSLPAPLTLGEFAHLAAGALPVAGWGVRVAGDPARPVATVAVCGGSGDEFIPDAVAAGADVYLTGDLKHHRVADLLAAGGPALVDAGHYATERPWLTPLAAWLRTATGLETIVSDTTTDPFGFHACATLDPVA, from the coding sequence GTGACCTGGACTGTCGCGTCTTTCACCGACCTGCTGGACAGCGAGTTCCCACCGCGGTGGGCGGAGCCGTGGGACCGCGTCGGGCTGGTGACCGGGCGTCCCGAGCAGCCGGTGACGCGGGTGCTGGCGGTGGTGGACGTGCTGCCGAGCACGGTCGCCGAGGCGCTCGACACCGGCGCCGACATGATCATCGCCCACCACCCGCTGCTGCTCAGCGGCGTGTCGTCGGTGGCGGCCACCACCTACCGGGGCCGGATCGTGCACGACCTGATCGGCAACGGGGTGGCGCTGTACGTCGCGCACACCAACGCCGACGTCGCCCGGCCCGGCGTCAGCGACGCGCTCGCCGACCTGCTCGGCCTGACCGACACCCGGCCGCTGCGGGCCACCGAGGACGGCCGCGGCTTCGGCCGGGTCGGCAGCCTGCCCGCGCCGCTCACCCTGGGCGAGTTCGCGCACCTCGCGGCTGGGGCGCTGCCGGTCGCGGGCTGGGGCGTACGCGTCGCGGGCGACCCGGCCCGGCCGGTAGCCACGGTCGCGGTCTGCGGCGGCTCGGGCGACGAGTTCATCCCCGACGCGGTCGCCGCCGGCGCCGACGTCTACCTGACCGGCGACCTCAAACACCATCGCGTCGCGGACCTGCTGGCCGCGGGCGGCCCGGCGCTGGTCGACGCGGGCCACTACGCCACCGAGCGGCCCTGGCTGACGCCCCTGGCCGCCTGGCTGCGTACGGCGACCGGACTTGAGACCATCGTCTCCGACACCACGACCGATCCGTTCGGTTTCCACGCGTGCGCGACACTTGACCCGGTCGCCTGA
- a CDS encoding flavoprotein → MSDATRTAGRPVLYVIACGSPVTRDVGLLVGLAQERGYDVCVVVTPDGRKFVDVPALATQTGHPVRSTYKNPGDPDVLPSPDALIVAPATVNTVNKWGAGIADTLALGLIVESQGKGLPIVAMPFTNAAMARHPAFQENIVRLRGWGITVLYGDDVLKLPAPGEGDAYRHEFGWALALDAVEKLCPPGA, encoded by the coding sequence GTGAGCGACGCGACGCGGACGGCGGGCAGGCCGGTGCTGTACGTCATCGCCTGCGGCTCACCGGTGACTCGTGACGTCGGCCTGCTGGTCGGGCTCGCCCAGGAGCGGGGCTACGACGTGTGCGTCGTGGTCACGCCGGACGGGCGCAAGTTCGTCGACGTCCCGGCGCTCGCGACGCAGACGGGCCACCCCGTCCGCAGCACCTACAAGAACCCCGGTGACCCCGACGTGCTGCCGTCGCCGGACGCGCTGATCGTGGCCCCGGCGACGGTGAACACGGTGAACAAGTGGGGCGCGGGCATCGCCGACACGCTCGCCCTGGGGCTGATCGTGGAGAGCCAGGGCAAGGGCCTGCCGATCGTGGCGATGCCGTTCACGAACGCGGCGATGGCCCGGCACCCGGCGTTCCAGGAGAACATCGTGCGGCTGCGCGGCTGGGGCATCACCGTGCTGTACGGCGACGACGTGCTGAAACTGCCCGCCCCCGGCGAGGGTGACGCGTACCGCCACGAGTTCGGCTGGGCGCTGGCCCTGGACGCCGTGGAGAAGCTCTGCCCGCCCGGCGCGTGA
- a CDS encoding RNB domain-containing ribonuclease, which yields MAYRRLHAEAIDFTALRRELQLPDAFPPAAQAQAQAAATEVKLPDADRTDLPFVTVDPPGSRDLDQAVCLSRRDGGYRVHYAIADVAAYVAPDSPLEAETWRRGQTIYLPDGKVPLHPPVLSEGAVSLLPGVDRAAVVWTIDVSADGDTVGVQVQRARVRSRAKLAYEGVQADVDRGALAEPIALLPELGRLLIARGLERGAINLPMPEQEIEPHGDGWQLRLRAPLPAEEWNAQISLLTGRAAADIMLAGRIGLLRTMPAPDPEAVARLRIAAKGLGVDWPDGMTVGQVLAGLDPALPKHAAFVDEAAELLRGAGYTPFAGQLPEQPEHSAVAAAYAHVTAPLRRLADRYVTEVCLALHDGREVPAWAAAALPELPAVMSGTDRVSSAAERGAIDLVESTILADRIGETFPATVLDTNHGKPGGTVALTEPAVRARCDGQLTAGDQITVRLTQADPTKRVVRFTLA from the coding sequence ATGGCATACCGCCGCCTGCACGCCGAGGCCATCGACTTCACCGCGCTGCGTCGCGAGCTGCAACTGCCCGACGCCTTCCCGCCCGCCGCGCAGGCGCAGGCGCAGGCGGCCGCCACCGAGGTGAAGCTGCCCGACGCCGACCGCACCGACCTGCCCTTCGTCACCGTCGACCCGCCCGGCTCCCGCGACCTCGACCAGGCCGTGTGCCTGTCCCGCCGGGACGGCGGCTACCGCGTGCACTACGCCATCGCCGACGTCGCGGCGTACGTGGCGCCGGACAGCCCGCTGGAGGCCGAGACCTGGCGGCGCGGGCAGACGATCTACCTGCCCGACGGCAAGGTGCCGCTGCACCCGCCGGTGCTCAGCGAGGGCGCGGTCAGCCTGCTGCCCGGGGTGGACCGGGCCGCGGTGGTGTGGACGATCGACGTCTCCGCCGACGGCGACACGGTCGGCGTGCAGGTGCAGCGGGCGCGGGTGCGCAGCCGCGCCAAGCTCGCCTACGAGGGTGTGCAGGCCGATGTGGACAGAGGCGCGCTCGCCGAGCCGATCGCGCTGCTGCCGGAGCTGGGCCGGCTGCTGATCGCGCGGGGCCTGGAGCGCGGCGCGATCAACCTGCCCATGCCCGAGCAGGAGATCGAGCCGCACGGTGACGGCTGGCAGCTGCGCCTGCGCGCCCCGCTGCCCGCCGAGGAGTGGAACGCCCAGATCTCGCTGCTGACCGGCCGGGCGGCCGCGGACATCATGCTGGCGGGCCGGATCGGCCTGCTGCGCACCATGCCCGCCCCGGACCCGGAGGCGGTGGCCCGGCTGCGGATCGCGGCGAAGGGCCTGGGCGTGGACTGGCCCGACGGCATGACCGTGGGCCAGGTGCTCGCCGGGCTGGACCCGGCCCTGCCCAAGCACGCCGCGTTCGTCGACGAGGCCGCCGAGCTGCTGCGCGGCGCCGGGTACACGCCGTTCGCCGGGCAGCTGCCGGAGCAGCCGGAGCACAGCGCCGTCGCGGCGGCGTACGCCCATGTCACGGCCCCGCTACGCCGCCTGGCCGACCGGTACGTCACCGAGGTGTGCCTGGCCCTGCACGACGGCCGGGAGGTGCCCGCCTGGGCCGCCGCGGCCCTGCCCGAGCTGCCCGCCGTCATGTCGGGCACCGACCGGGTCTCCTCAGCCGCCGAACGCGGCGCGATCGACCTGGTCGAGTCGACCATCCTGGCCGACCGTATCGGCGAGACCTTCCCCGCCACCGTGCTGGACACCAACCACGGCAAGCCCGGCGGCACGGTGGCGCTCACCGAGCCCGCCGTCCGCGCCCGCTGCGACGGCCAGCTCACCGCAGGCGACCAGATCACCGTCCGCCTCACCCAAGCCGACCCCACCAAACGCGTCGTCCGCTTCACCCTCGCCTAG
- a CDS encoding sulfite exporter TauE/SafE family protein — MDLGALVLLGAVGVAAGSVNAVAGGGSLIMLPVLLAFGVPPVQATVTNSVSVTGGYSASVLGTRPDLRGQGARLRLLAPTVLLGASTGCVLLLHTPPGVFAKLMPLLVLAASLLLAFQERVGRLVGEPHAQPVWLRFVLLFLVGVYGGYFNSVLGVILIAVLSVVVVESMNRIVALKNILQLVVGVVATTVYSLFGPVYWPAVAVLVPATLLGGFAGARAGRRLPARTLRAVIVAFGVTVAGALFLRAMS; from the coding sequence ATGGATCTCGGTGCGCTGGTGCTGCTCGGTGCTGTCGGCGTGGCCGCCGGGAGCGTGAACGCCGTGGCCGGGGGCGGTTCGCTGATCATGCTGCCGGTGCTGCTGGCGTTCGGGGTGCCGCCGGTCCAGGCCACGGTCACCAACTCGGTCTCGGTGACCGGCGGCTACTCCGCGAGCGTGCTGGGCACCCGGCCGGACCTGCGCGGCCAGGGCGCGCGGCTGCGGCTGCTGGCGCCCACGGTGCTGCTGGGTGCGAGCACCGGCTGCGTGCTGCTGCTGCACACGCCGCCGGGCGTGTTCGCCAAGCTGATGCCGCTGCTGGTGCTGGCCGCGTCGCTGCTGCTGGCGTTCCAGGAGCGGGTGGGCCGCCTGGTGGGCGAGCCGCACGCGCAGCCGGTCTGGTTGCGGTTCGTGCTGCTCTTTCTCGTCGGGGTGTACGGCGGTTACTTCAACTCGGTGCTCGGCGTCATCCTGATCGCGGTGCTGAGCGTGGTCGTGGTCGAGTCGATGAACCGCATCGTGGCCCTGAAGAACATCCTCCAGCTCGTGGTGGGCGTGGTCGCCACCACGGTGTACTCGCTGTTCGGGCCGGTGTACTGGCCGGCGGTGGCGGTGCTGGTGCCGGCCACGCTGCTGGGCGGCTTCGCGGGCGCGCGGGCGGGGCGGCGGCTGCCGGCGCGGACGCTGCGGGCGGTCATCGTGGCCTTCGGGGTGACCGTGGCAGGTGCGCTGTTCTTGCGAGCCATGTCATAG
- the npdG gene encoding NADPH-dependent F420 reductase encodes MALDLASLPDVSALTVGILGGTGDQGRGLAYRLALAGQAVLIGSRSADRAAASAAELAELSGGNVSGGDNADVAARSDVLIVAVPYAGHAETLAGLVEQLVGKIVVDCVNPLGFDKQGPYALRVEEGSAAQQAAAILPEARVTAAFHHVSAELLADPAVTRMDLDILVLGDDREAVAVVQALAGRIPGMRGIHAGRLRNAAQVEALTANLIAMNKRYKAHSGIRITDV; translated from the coding sequence ATGGCTTTGGACCTGGCTTCCCTTCCCGACGTCAGCGCGCTGACGGTAGGCATCCTCGGCGGCACCGGCGATCAGGGCCGCGGGCTGGCATACCGGTTGGCCCTGGCGGGGCAGGCGGTGCTGATCGGCTCCCGCAGCGCGGACCGGGCGGCGGCCTCGGCGGCCGAGCTGGCGGAGCTGTCCGGCGGCAACGTGAGCGGCGGCGACAACGCCGACGTGGCGGCGCGTTCGGACGTGCTGATCGTGGCGGTGCCGTACGCCGGTCACGCCGAGACGCTGGCCGGGCTGGTCGAGCAGCTGGTCGGCAAGATCGTGGTGGACTGCGTGAACCCGCTGGGCTTCGACAAGCAGGGGCCGTACGCGCTGCGGGTCGAGGAGGGCAGCGCCGCGCAGCAGGCGGCGGCGATCCTGCCCGAGGCCCGGGTGACCGCGGCGTTCCACCACGTCAGCGCGGAACTGCTGGCCGACCCGGCGGTGACCCGCATGGACCTGGACATCCTGGTCCTCGGCGACGACCGCGAAGCGGTGGCCGTGGTCCAGGCGCTGGCGGGCCGCATCCCCGGCATGCGCGGCATCCACGCGGGCCGCCTGCGCAACGCCGCCCAGGTCGAAGCCCTCACCGCCAACCTCATCGCCATGAACAAGCGCTACAAGGCCCACTCCGGCATCCGCATCACCGACGTCTGA
- a CDS encoding DUF1877 family protein: MTGVDMYWQRVPETELAGSPRRLWDGSPVFDDAAYERALADGILRAVPEHYLLLEVLFAGSQGPGHPVAGLVVSGGAWHPVDLSGASDDEIGVLRADEVRAVSDFLRDAQPSSWIAQREGELSAVLRGYSTRPWDDLLARRLAWHADGLAAFYHRAAADGEAVVKVLLG, encoded by the coding sequence GTGACCGGCGTCGACATGTACTGGCAGCGGGTGCCCGAGACGGAGCTGGCGGGTTCGCCGCGCCGGCTGTGGGACGGCTCGCCGGTGTTCGACGACGCGGCCTACGAGCGAGCGCTGGCCGACGGCATCCTGCGCGCGGTGCCCGAGCACTACCTGCTGCTGGAGGTGCTCTTCGCGGGCAGCCAGGGGCCGGGCCACCCGGTGGCGGGCCTGGTCGTGTCCGGCGGGGCCTGGCATCCGGTCGACCTGTCCGGGGCGTCCGACGACGAGATCGGCGTGCTCCGCGCCGACGAGGTCCGCGCGGTCTCCGACTTCCTGCGTGACGCGCAGCCGTCCTCGTGGATCGCGCAGCGCGAGGGCGAGCTGTCCGCGGTGCTGCGCGGCTACTCCACCCGCCCCTGGGACGACCTGCTGGCGCGCCGCCTGGCCTGGCACGCCGACGGCCTCGCCGCGTTCTACCACCGCGCGGCCGCCGACGGCGAGGCCGTGGTGAAGGTCCTGCTCGGCTGA
- a CDS encoding helix-turn-helix domain-containing protein: protein MDELPIGRRVSYWRNRRKMSQQVFADRLGKSKSWVDKVERGVRRLDKFSVVYEIADVLQLDVQLLLGKDPERRPDSMNCIDQIEVAEIRSALERYDQISAFFYAAPEPPPIAEMRKAALHAWQTWEHGRYGVLARALPKLLRDAQAADTAYVHSDDSREAAHLLGQVYQLASSVLRKLGELDLSWLAADRSIAVSQRAGDQLLAGVATTRVANALRALGRHRAALEVNVNIANRLCPTPGQTADDQLSVYGFLLLQGAMAASCIGDSATMRDLLSAAQEAAAGLGGDKNHYWTSFGPTNVLVHRAAAAVELGEGGLAISIHDGLDPTAFNALLPERRAHHYLDMARGFAQVGDVERAGEMLLEGDLLAPAEIRCRPIAHEVLSDVLRRTRGTPTAALAELAEQMGVGV, encoded by the coding sequence ATGGACGAGCTGCCGATAGGGCGCCGGGTGTCGTACTGGCGCAACCGCCGGAAGATGTCGCAGCAGGTCTTCGCCGACCGCCTGGGCAAGTCGAAGAGCTGGGTGGACAAGGTCGAGCGCGGCGTCCGCCGGCTCGACAAGTTCTCCGTCGTGTACGAGATCGCCGACGTGCTCCAGCTCGACGTCCAGCTGCTGCTGGGCAAGGACCCGGAGCGCCGCCCCGACAGCATGAACTGCATCGACCAGATCGAGGTCGCCGAGATCCGCTCCGCGCTGGAGCGCTACGACCAGATCAGCGCGTTCTTCTACGCGGCCCCCGAGCCGCCGCCGATCGCGGAGATGCGCAAGGCCGCCCTGCACGCCTGGCAGACCTGGGAGCACGGCCGCTACGGCGTGCTGGCCCGCGCGCTGCCCAAGCTGCTGCGCGACGCCCAGGCCGCCGACACGGCATACGTGCACTCCGACGACTCCCGCGAGGCCGCGCACCTGCTCGGCCAGGTGTACCAGCTGGCCTCCTCGGTGCTGCGCAAGCTCGGCGAGCTGGACCTGAGCTGGCTGGCCGCGGACCGCTCCATCGCGGTGTCCCAGCGGGCCGGCGACCAGCTGCTCGCCGGCGTGGCCACCACCCGCGTGGCGAACGCGCTGCGCGCCCTGGGCCGGCACCGCGCGGCGCTCGAGGTCAACGTCAACATCGCCAACCGGCTCTGCCCGACACCGGGCCAGACCGCCGACGACCAGCTCTCGGTGTACGGCTTCCTGCTGCTGCAGGGCGCGATGGCCGCCTCCTGCATCGGTGACAGCGCGACCATGCGCGACCTGCTGTCCGCGGCCCAGGAGGCGGCGGCGGGGCTGGGCGGCGACAAGAACCACTACTGGACCAGCTTCGGCCCGACCAACGTGCTGGTGCACCGCGCCGCCGCCGCCGTCGAGCTGGGTGAGGGCGGCCTGGCCATCTCCATCCACGACGGGCTGGACCCGACCGCGTTCAACGCGCTGCTGCCGGAGCGGCGGGCCCACCACTACCTCGACATGGCCCGCGGTTTCGCCCAGGTGGGCGACGTCGAGCGGGCGGGGGAGATGCTGCTGGAGGGCGACCTGCTGGCGCCCGCCGAGATCCGCTGCCGGCCGATCGCGCACGAGGTGCTCAGCGACGTGCTGCGGCGCACCCGCGGCACGCCCACCGCGGCGCTGGCGGAGCTGGCCGAGCAGATGGGGGTGGGCGTGTGA
- a CDS encoding DUF4362 domain-containing protein, producing the protein MMRWKALPAVLLLLSAAACTPDRTTAGAPATPAGSRAGSPSPTAGATPTADCGTHDLGHRSELPPASLSCLLDAVRGRRPAVLRVTRLTIEGDPIRFTYTVQQDGQVEVLTDTREDAFGRRGIMRELCTGPAAGPPALEFAQCSTPTPVR; encoded by the coding sequence ATGATGCGCTGGAAGGCCCTGCCCGCTGTGCTGTTGCTGCTGTCCGCGGCCGCCTGCACCCCCGACCGGACGACCGCGGGCGCACCGGCAACACCTGCGGGCAGCCGCGCCGGGTCGCCCTCGCCCACGGCCGGCGCCACGCCCACCGCCGACTGCGGGACCCATGACCTGGGCCACCGAAGCGAGCTGCCGCCCGCTTCGCTGTCCTGCCTGCTCGACGCCGTCCGCGGGCGCCGTCCCGCAGTGCTGCGGGTGACCCGGCTGACCATCGAGGGCGACCCGATCCGTTTCACGTACACCGTGCAGCAGGACGGGCAGGTCGAGGTGCTCACCGACACCCGTGAGGACGCGTTCGGGCGTCGCGGCATCATGCGGGAGTTGTGCACCGGCCCGGCCGCGGGGCCGCCCGCCCTGGAGTTCGCCCAGTGCTCCACCCCGACCCCGGTCCGCTGA
- a CDS encoding bifunctional RNase H/acid phosphatase, producing MTIGKVIIEADGGARGNPGPAGYGAVVRDPASGEVLAERAAALGVTTNNVAEYRGLIAGLQAAAELGASQVEARMDSKLVVEQMSGRWQIKHPGLRPLAAEVATLVRKFDQVTYTWIPRERNRAADALANAAMDAAAGKGGSAAGSLDGETAFGIVTAWDADAFPIVADADETPAGSGAGSGRAPGSGTATGSGKAGRGAETAATGRPREDWAPRTSPATRLVLVRHGETELTAQKRYSGRGDVPLSAIGEEQAAAAGRRVAGLRPDRVVSSPLSRCRATAAAIASAAGGIPVSVENDLIECDFGVWEGLTFGDVREQYPAELDAWLASTSVAPPKGESFQQVAKRVRGAMGKLQKAYEGQTVVIVSHVSPIKLILRDALAAGDAFLYRLLLDPAGVSIVDVWPDGGVSVRSVNDTAHLLPPTP from the coding sequence GTGACCATCGGAAAGGTCATCATCGAGGCCGACGGCGGGGCGCGCGGCAACCCCGGCCCGGCCGGCTACGGCGCGGTCGTGCGCGACCCGGCCAGCGGTGAGGTGCTCGCCGAGCGGGCCGCCGCGCTCGGCGTGACCACGAACAACGTCGCCGAGTACCGCGGGCTCATCGCCGGGCTGCAGGCCGCCGCCGAGCTGGGCGCGTCGCAGGTCGAGGCCCGGATGGACTCCAAGCTGGTGGTCGAGCAGATGTCCGGCCGCTGGCAGATCAAGCACCCGGGCCTGCGCCCGCTGGCGGCCGAGGTCGCCACGCTGGTGCGCAAGTTCGACCAGGTCACGTACACGTGGATTCCGCGCGAGCGCAACCGGGCCGCCGACGCCCTGGCCAACGCGGCCATGGACGCCGCGGCCGGGAAGGGCGGATCGGCCGCCGGGAGCCTGGACGGCGAGACGGCGTTCGGGATCGTCACGGCCTGGGACGCCGACGCCTTCCCGATCGTCGCGGATGCCGATGAGACGCCGGCGGGCTCCGGTGCCGGGTCCGGCCGGGCCCCCGGGTCGGGCACCGCGACGGGCTCCGGAAAGGCCGGGCGCGGAGCGGAGACTGCCGCGACGGGGCGGCCGCGCGAGGACTGGGCGCCCCGCACGTCCCCGGCGACCCGGCTGGTGCTGGTGCGGCACGGGGAGACCGAGCTGACCGCGCAGAAGCGCTATTCCGGCCGCGGTGACGTGCCGCTGTCGGCCATCGGGGAGGAGCAGGCCGCGGCCGCCGGAAGGCGGGTCGCGGGGCTGCGCCCCGATCGGGTGGTCAGCTCGCCGCTGAGCCGGTGCCGGGCCACCGCGGCGGCGATCGCGTCGGCCGCGGGCGGCATCCCGGTCAGCGTGGAGAACGACCTCATCGAGTGCGACTTCGGCGTCTGGGAGGGCCTGACCTTCGGCGACGTGCGCGAGCAGTACCCGGCCGAGCTGGACGCCTGGCTGGCGTCGACCTCGGTGGCGCCGCCCAAGGGCGAGTCGTTCCAGCAGGTCGCCAAGCGGGTGCGCGGGGCGATGGGCAAGCTGCAGAAGGCGTACGAGGGGCAGACCGTCGTCATCGTGTCGCACGTCTCGCCGATCAAGCTGATCCTGCGGGACGCGCTCGCGGCGGGCGACGCGTTCCTGTACCGGCTGCTGCTGGACCCGGCCGGCGTCTCGATCGTGGACGTGTGGCCCGACGGCGGTGTCTCGGTGCGCTCCGTCAACGACACCGCCCACCTCCTGCCGCCCACCCCCTGA
- a CDS encoding protein-tyrosine phosphatase family protein, whose amino-acid sequence MPTTAYVVDWPAAGRLAVMPRPEGGQRLPDEVESLRRQGVDIVVSALTAPENERLGLVGEEQAVRAAGMRFVSFPVPDFGVPDFTAYRELTGRLAAEVAAGRFVLAHCFGGIGRATVVAGGVLIRLGASAADALDAIGAARGLPVPETGPQRAILARLAGMTGPR is encoded by the coding sequence GTGCCCACCACCGCGTACGTCGTCGACTGGCCCGCCGCGGGACGGCTCGCGGTGATGCCCCGTCCCGAGGGCGGGCAGCGGCTGCCGGACGAGGTCGAATCCCTGCGCCGGCAGGGGGTGGACATCGTGGTCTCCGCGCTGACCGCCCCCGAGAACGAGCGGCTGGGCCTGGTCGGCGAGGAGCAGGCGGTGCGGGCGGCCGGAATGCGCTTCGTCTCGTTCCCCGTCCCCGATTTCGGCGTGCCGGACTTCACCGCGTACCGGGAGCTGACCGGGCGGCTCGCCGCCGAGGTCGCGGCGGGCAGGTTCGTGCTGGCGCACTGCTTCGGCGGCATCGGCCGGGCCACCGTCGTCGCGGGCGGAGTGCTGATCCGGCTCGGCGCGAGCGCCGCGGACGCTCTGGACGCTATCGGTGCGGCACGGGGACTTCCGGTGCCGGAGACCGGGCCGCAACGGGCGATCCTGGCGCGGTTGGCCGGGATGACGGGTCCCCGCTAG